The nucleotide sequence AAGTGTGTTCAAACTTTAAACAagtcaataatattttttttaataaatggtATACCAAAGTTTTTAGATCAAACTATGCAACATTTAgctaaacaataaaaaaaatatcaataaaactataattttataaatcaaaattaaaataacaaaaaagacaACAATAGAAATTTTACTAATAAAAGTAAGCATAAAACCAAAGGAAAGAGAGAGTCGAGAGGATATGTAGTTTGTAGGGAGTTTTTGTTGAACAAATTTTATATAGcttgacttttaaattataaaatttatttaagaaaTAACTTTTAGTTAAAATTTTACATTAGTTGTTTATTTTTACACAAATTTTAAGTTTAAAGAGttattttattagaaaattttttagattgaaaaagaatcaaatatagacCACGCATGGTGGGCTTCATTTAGTTTTGACAAAACTTTGAACCCATGAACAATACATCACTTTAAACACCCTGGAACCACTGGACTCCCTCACTCAACTATGTTAAAGGTGttcaaaatatattatataactatTTGAAAtagtatttaacttatatacgCGGTATAATTTTTAGGCGAAGAGTGTACGATTGACCACCCTTGGCATAGGGTGGCTACGCCACTGGTCCATACGTAGGATTCGAACTCAATACCTCTGGTAAAGAAGATGTGTTTATTATGTACATGCAGTGTCCACATGTGATATATTTTTGTATCATAATAATAAGAAAAAAGATGCATTTGAATCAGTGTCTCATCTGATTTTGCATTGTATACATATCATATGATGTGTATAGGAAGTTCCTCTTGAGACAATAGATACTATTTAAAGACTTTAAAGATGAGAACATTCAATTGAAATGGAAGTAGTAGTTCATATTGTATGAACTTTCTTATGTGGGATCTTTTCACCAATTTTAAATTTGTATTGGTACTGTAATTAAGCACCATAAGGAGCCTTTTCCCATTGTGACTACAAGATCACATTTGTGAATTGTTTTGTCTTGGCATTAATAGATTTCTCATAGTTGTGAGTACATGCTGATACTGCAGCCCGTGCTTTGAACTTCATCTTCCAAAAATGGGGAATTTCCGCGACAAATCGGTGGAACATTAGTGGTGAGTTATGCAGCGGAGCCGCCATTGATTCCACTGAAATCCAAGATTTTAATCCCGCCATCAAATGCGATTGTTCCGACAACAACCGCACTCTTTGTCATATCACTGGCTTGTAAGTCACTCGTCTTCCCTACTCAATCCTACTCCTAGTTTTAGCCTATGCCTTTTTGTCATTCCTTAGTTCTTTTTTGTCCGCATTATTCACTTTAATGACATTTGTCTAAGAGATGAATCTAAGATTCAAAGGTAATAAGTGCTTCTTTTAATATATGTAGCTTAGATGCCCAAGCAAATACTAGTTACATGTTGCATCCGTCTCTACGTTgtatttgaatttattttaatattaaccTCAAATAATCTTAGTCTAAGATGCGGAATTTGAACTTAATGCTGGTGCGTCTTCTTCATATTCATCTGTAATTTACTACCAATGTGCATTCAGGAAATTACTGGAATCCGCAATAGGATGTAGTGTTTGGGATATTTACTTGCCATGTAACTCTCACAGCCTCTCTTTTCAATTATTCTGTACAGGAGAGTTTATGCAATGAACGTCGTCAGTGAAATTCCAGATGAATTATGGAGCCTTAACTTCCTCAATGATCTGTACTTGCTTCCTCTTAAGTGTAGTTTTATCCTATACTGTTCATGTTTTTTCTCCCAACTACTGATATTTTAGTTataaattgcaggaatgttgccCAAAATTTCTTAACAGGCACACTGTCCCCATCCATTGCCAATCTGACTCGCATGCAATGGCTGTAAGTCTACTCTTTCAGTTATTTTTGCTTGATCATGATATTTTTGGAATAATTTTAAATGTTTGGTATCTCCAGAAGCATTGGCATTAATGCTTTGTCAGGGGAGCTCCCAAAGGAACTTGGGTTGTTGACTGAATTAAAATCATTGTATGTTCTCATTACGTTCTTTGGACCCTTGATTTTCATGATATATCATTGATGTATGAAGAGCATCTTCATCATTTCTTCTGCATTTATTCATCTAAAAGGATGTAGTTTCCCTGTGCTGCAGTGGTTTTGGCACAAACAATTTCTCTGGACCTCTGCCTTCAGAACTTGGAAACTTAACAAAAATGACACAAATGTAAGTTATGGTGCATTGTTTTGCATCTTAAAACTGCTATCATGTCAAATCTTAATTTTCAGAGTTTTGCATTTTACATGGGAAATATTTTATCTGTTTATGAACATCATAATGAATCTGGAGTGTATTGCATTGTTTTAATTTATACATCAAAGTCAAGGCCCTGAAATTGTATTAGTAGAAGCAGGAAGTTATCAACGATCTAATGCTATCTGTGTTGTGCTTGCTGTATTTTTCATGCAAGTGGAGGAGTATAGGAGTTAAATCTTTCTCCGATTTTCTGTATAAAGTAATCATTCCTTCTCTCAAGAGTATGATAAGCTATTTTAGGTTGTTAATATTTGTGGCATGTCGCATGAGTTACAAAAGATGCAGAATACAACACGGCCAAGACATATTACTCTCGTTCTATGTACCTTAGTATTCATCTTCCTTGCACCTCTTTCTTTTGCTTCTCATTACCATTCCATATGTTTGAAgccttaaaattttaatttgaacTTGCAACATAcagaaacaaaaaggaaagatAGTATAACATGAAATATATAGCACAGAGTTGAGACATAGCAGATGCCAAACATAAAACATAACAAAGACATGAGAGTTTCCATCAAACATAGGATCAGTGGCGTGCTGGATTTGTCTCCAACAGGTCTCATGTCTCACAAAGTATCTAACATCGATATGATAACGACTTAGAAAAAGCATCATATGTAGACAAtgaaaagtaaaattttaggtTTGAAGGTTATTTTCTCCTGAATAGGCCTTCTTTGATTGACGAGATCTCTGATGTTCATTGTTTTTTGAGAAGTATAAAACTACTTTTCCAATAACATGAATATGTTGcagtttttgtaattttagttatTTGTTGTCCTTTCTGTAGCTTTATTTTTTTCCCTGAAAAGAATATTGTTTCCTTGCGTAGTTATTTCGATAGTGCTGGTGTTAGTGGTCCAATACCATTGACGTTTGCAAAACTGCAGAACTTGGATACAGTGTAAGATCTCTCTATCACATGCTCCTTCTCTAGCTTCCCAATATTTACTTGGACAAATTTGTCTTTTAAGAAATCCCACAGGAATATTAACTATTCCGGCTTTCAGGTGGGCTGCAGATAATAATCTTACAGGAAGGATTCCTGATTTCATTGGAAGTTGGTCAAAGCTTACTACACTGTGAGATCACAGTTACTTGCACTATGTCCAATTAGTGTATTACTTTTTCCGTTGCAGCATTGCTATAATGCTCATTACTGCATCTCCTCTCTAGCATAATATGTGATTGGTTTTTCTAATGCCACAGGAGGTTCCAAGGAAATTCTTTCGAGGGCCCAATACCTGCTtccttttccaacttaacctctTTGACCGACCTGTGAGTCTTAACGACTGTCTTATATTCAGTTCATGGTTTAAAATCCATTTTTCTACATTTAGCATAATATGATATTTCCTTTTCTACATAACTAACAGGAGAATAAGTGATCTATCCAATGGGAGCTCTTCACTTGACTTCCTCAGGAATATGAAGTCTCTAAGCAAGCTGTAAGGAACATGACGTAGCACCAAATGCTACAAAGCTTGACAttgtatttcttttcttcttctctttgtgtTTTCAGAATCGACAGTCTGACAAACTAAATCTGGTATTTCCAGGGTTTTACGAAATAACAATATTTCAGGTTCCATCCCACCCAATATTGGAGAATATCAGAGCCTGTCACTACTGTAAGTTCTGAGCATGATAATGTTCTTATGAACATTTTAAGCCCTCGCTTGTGTGAATTGAACACTGATTATTTCACTTATATGGCCATGGCATGATATACTTCTAACAAGTGTCGTGCTACTATATTCAACTCGAATTTCAGTGGAAGACATTGAACTCTCATTGGTCATTTACTACTCCTTTGGACTAACTTTCATGTATCTTTTTCTCAGGGATTTGAGCTTCAACAATTTGAGTGGGCGTATTCCAGATGCACTTTTCAATCTAAGTTCGCTGACTCACTTGTAATAGATCATCTAATGTTTGCTTATTTTTTATACCACCTTAACGATGTTCTCATGTGGTAACTCCCTTTTAATCATCAGGTTTCTTGGTGATAACAAGCTAACAGGCGTCCTGCCAGCTCAGAAGAGCGGCCCCCTCCAGACTATGTGAGTAACTCTTGTTTTTATATGATTTCACTGTCaacttttcccttttcttttggaATGAATATGCTGAACTTTCAAACGTTCTTTCAATCTTATTAAGCAAAATGAAGGACTATTTCCCTTATTTTATTTCAGCATATTCCTTATTGAGACTTTGAAGCCTTATTGGGGGTGACATGGTCTGCGAGAAAAGCATACTAAagtttaataattatttcttgaATGAGATAAATGCTAGATATTTTCAATACTTTGCCTGCAGAAATATCTGATATGCTTAGTAGTTGTTGCCTAACATCTTCCATCTTTCACGTGTAGAGATTTATCATACAATGGGTTGTCTGGAAGCTTACCTTCTTGGATCAATGAGCAAACTCTGCAATTGTATGTATGAGAAAGCTGAAATTCATATAATGCTCACCTATTCGCTTTTCCTCCTATCTTTGGATATCATTATCCTAACGCCGAGACCTTTGTGGAACTCAACTTGCAGAAATTTAGTTGGCAACAACTTTACAATGGAACAATTAGACAGCAGGTAATGAGTACATTTCAGTTAGATTTGTATCATTGAGCCTGCGTGAacgcgggatgctttgtgcaccgggctcCCAGGTCCCACTAATGGCTAACCAAGTtcattcattatttgtattaagCTTTCCTTGTCTGAATTCTAAGATAAATCATGTTTGTATACATTGTTACCATTATAGTTGCATGTGTATTTGAAGAACTTAAATGGATGGATACCACTTTTTCTTTCAGTTCTCTGCCTTCCGGGTTAGATTGTCTTCAACGAAACTTCCCTTGCGATCGAGGATCTCCGAGATGTAAGTTCTTCATACAATTCGTTGACAAATATCCTAGTCCAGTTTTCTGGTTCTGCTAGCATGAATAAGTCTGAAAATCTTTGTCCTGCATTTTTTGTCTATAAACCACAATGTAAGAATTGTCAATGTCCATTTAGCTGAATTCGTCCATTTAAGGTAATATTTTTAAGGGTGGGGATAGTACTGTTGTCTCTAAAACATGATTATGCTTGCCCAAAATCTTCTCTGTTCTTATGAAACCTACTTCACCAAGAAACGAGAAAGGGGAAGGTGAAGTAGGACATGTGTTACTCTACTCTACTGCTAGTGTTCTGATATAAAGCTGTTTTTCTGGTTTCTTATCTTCTCATGGATGTGATTTTCATTATTCACAGGGTCCAGCTTTGCAATTAAATGTGGGGGACCTCCAATTACATCAAGCAATCAGATATCGTATGAGATGGAGAACCAGACTATGGGTCCAGCAACATATTTCATGACCAGGACAGGGAGGTGGGCTGTAAGTAATGTTGGTCTGCCTTCTGACAGTCCAGATCAGGACTTCACAAGCTTCTCCTCATCTCAGTTTACAAACACCTTGGACTCGGAGCTCTTCCAAACTGCACGAATTTCCGCAGGATCACTTAGATACTATGGCTTGGGCCTTGAGAATGGTAATTACACTGTAAACCTCCAATTTGCCGAGTCACAAATCTTAAATCCCCCAACTTGGCGTAGTCTTGGGAGGCGTGTATTTGACGTATATGTACAGGTATgcattattttcttttatatttatatctatTTTTAGATAACCATCAGCTTGACCGGTTTACAATTGGGAGGGGAAAAGCAAATATCATCACTAAGATAATCATGAGTAGTTGCTTGGTGTTATCTTCTCAATCAGTAGGTTGCTTTCATTCTCTATTGTATTGAGCTATCAAAACTAAAGATTATGATGCTCCAATGCTAATCAGGTTTTGTTTCTGACTTGCGCTGCTAAAGACCTAAGGTTTCAGTTCTAACCATGTCCTTCTCCTCTATAGTTCTCAACTGTGTCATATTTTAAGGCTATAGAGAAACCTTTATTTGCCTTAAAGACATATTATTCATAAACTAAACAATATTGGAATTATTTGGGTCCGAAACGAGCAACACTTTGATTGTGAGGATTCATATGGCCGACCCCAACTTTGAGGAACAGTAGATTAATTGAATGATGTGGATATATTGTCATCTACGTTTACCATCCCTCCAAAAGAAAATCTCCACTTTATTTCACTGCTTTGAGCTATTTAATACTGCTCACAAAAAATGCAAGTTTAGTAGAAAGAACTTTTTCCCCCCTTCCTTTCATACCTTCAAATCATAattgactttttttttaaataaagctTTCCCAGCATGAATCTGGGCTGTGATATATTGCTGCGTTACAAAATGAGGGGGGCTATGCCTTACCTCAGAGTACAACAAGATAGACTGCTATTGCACCATCGCAACAATATGTAGAGAAGGGATCGTATGGACATCTCCCTTCTCTTTCCAATACAACTTAACTAACAAAAAAATTAGCTTTGTCATACCTAATCCTAATACTAGGCATTTGCCACTTATCTAGTAGAAAAGGGCCTTTTGCAATAATTTTATGGTAATCTTTTTCCAGGGAATTCGGGAGTTGAAAGATTTTGACATACGGAAGGAGGCTGATGGAAGATCCCTTAGAGCTGTTCAAAAGCAATTTAAAGTTCAGGTTTCTGAAAATCATCTAGAGATACATCTCTTCTGGGCTGGAAAAGGGACTTGCTGTGTACCTAGACAAGGCACATATGGACCTTCTATATCAGCAATTAGTGCAACCCCAGGTATCCATAAATTACAGACATTCAGATTCTGAAAAGTAGGCAC is from Nicotiana tabacum cultivar K326 chromosome 18, ASM71507v2, whole genome shotgun sequence and encodes:
- the LOC107774090 gene encoding putative LRR receptor-like serine/threonine-protein kinase At1g56140; translation: MKTAVPWTINGRGFGLSFYSSAVIVMFSLLVEIAVAQRNTTNVATTNPPEARALNFIFQKWGISATNRWNISGELCSGAAIDSTEIQDFNPAIKCDCSDNNRTLCHITGLRVYAMNVVSEIPDELWSLNFLNDLNVAQNFLTGTLSPSIANLTRMQWLSIGINALSGELPKELGLLTELKSFGFGTNNFSGPLPSELGNLTKMTQIYFDSAGVSGPIPLTFAKLQNLDTVWAADNNLTGRIPDFIGSWSKLTTLRFQGNSFEGPIPASFSNLTSLTDLRISDLSNGSSSLDFLRNMKSLSKLVLRNNNISGSIPPNIGEYQSLSLLDLSFNNLSGRIPDALFNLSSLTHLFLGDNKLTGVLPAQKSGPLQTIDLSYNGLSGSLPSWINEQTLQLNLVGNNFTMEQLDSSSLPSGLDCLQRNFPCDRGSPRWSSFAIKCGGPPITSSNQISYEMENQTMGPATYFMTRTGRWAVSNVGLPSDSPDQDFTSFSSSQFTNTLDSELFQTARISAGSLRYYGLGLENGNYTVNLQFAESQILNPPTWRSLGRRVFDVYVQGIRELKDFDIRKEADGRSLRAVQKQFKVQVSENHLEIHLFWAGKGTCCVPRQGTYGPSISAISATPDFIPTVSNQPPTTKKNQTGLIVGVVVGVGVISFISVFAVYYLIQKRKQQQALEDEEFLGIDARPYTFSYSELRAATADFNPSNKLGEGGFGPVYKGTLEDGRVVAVKQLSVASHQGKSQFVAEIATISAVQHRNLVKLYGCCIEGDKRSLVYEYLENKSLDQALFESGSLYLDWPIRFQICLGVAKGLAYLHEESRVRVVHRDVKASNILLDSDLNPKISDFGLAKLYDDKKTHINTRVAGTIGYLAPEYAMRGHLTEKADVFGFGVVALEIVSGRPNSDSSLEEERIYLLEWAWQLHENNCETELVDANLSEFDENEVRKVIGIALLCTQTSPALRPSMSRVIAMLTGDAEVATVTSRPGYLTDWKFTDTTTFMSDHHSSQMPNSSVSTSTAADTNYSPSGADRPMLHDILGEGR